One genomic region from Fictibacillus marinisediminis encodes:
- a CDS encoding aspartate carbamoyltransferase catalytic subunit, translating to MKNLLTMKDLSVLEIEQILHDAHAFAKGELWKPEGQTFTANLFFEPSTRTRMSFEAAERKLGLDVLNLDCSFSSTQKGETLYDTVRTLEEIGAAAAVIRHSKDRYFDELAGRVGIPIINAGDGCGNHPTQSLLDLLTIQQEFIVLQGLKVVIVGDIRHSRVAKSNAEILARLGAKVYFSGPREWYDSELDENGYLTMDEAVETADVLMLLRIQHERHENKSGMTAEQYHERYGLTVNREKRMKEHAIIMHPAPVNRGVEIADELVECERSRIFKQMNNGVFVRMAVLKWALKTNSKEETKNGHLIKGW from the coding sequence AACTATGGAAGCCGGAAGGCCAGACGTTCACAGCCAACCTGTTTTTTGAACCGAGCACGAGAACGAGAATGAGCTTTGAAGCAGCCGAACGGAAGTTAGGACTGGATGTATTAAACCTTGACTGTTCCTTCTCGAGCACCCAAAAAGGGGAAACTCTTTACGATACGGTCAGGACGCTTGAAGAAATCGGTGCGGCTGCCGCAGTTATCCGGCACAGTAAAGACCGGTACTTTGATGAACTGGCCGGCAGAGTAGGAATTCCGATCATCAATGCAGGTGACGGATGTGGAAACCATCCTACCCAGTCATTGCTGGACTTGCTCACCATCCAGCAGGAATTCATCGTCCTGCAGGGGTTGAAGGTAGTTATCGTTGGAGACATCAGGCATAGCCGTGTAGCGAAATCCAATGCGGAAATTCTAGCTCGTCTTGGCGCAAAAGTTTATTTTTCAGGACCGAGAGAATGGTATGACAGTGAACTAGATGAGAATGGCTATCTTACGATGGATGAAGCGGTTGAAACAGCAGATGTACTCATGCTGCTGCGTATTCAGCACGAACGCCATGAGAACAAGAGCGGCATGACGGCTGAACAATATCATGAAAGGTACGGATTGACCGTTAATCGGGAAAAAAGAATGAAAGAACATGCCATCATCATGCATCCGGCCCCTGTAAACCGGGGAGTAGAGATTGCCGATGAACTTGTGGAATGTGAGCGTTCAAGAATTTTTAAGCAGATGAACAATGGAGTTTTTGTCAGAATGGCGGTTCTTAAATGGGCGCTGAAAACCAATTCAAAGGAGGAAACAAAGAATGGGCATCTTATTAAAGGGTGGTAA
- a CDS encoding dihydroorotase, with the protein MGILLKGGKVLTGTNGLKVQDILIEDTKIADMGESLPEKGHKVIDVSGNLVTPGLIDLHVHLREPGGEHKETIETGTKAAARGGFTTVAAMPNTKPVPDNAAQLQWVNEKIKETASVRVLPYASITTRQAGKELTDFEALKNNGAFAFTDDGVGVQSADMMLQAMRLAKQSDAVIVAHCEENTLIHKGSVHKGNFAEKHGLNGIPSICEAVQIARDVLLAEAAEARYHVCHVSTKESVRVIKDAKAAGIKVTAEVTPHHLLLCDEDIPGLDTNYKMNPPLRGNEDRTALIEAYKSGVIDFLATDHAPHSKDEKDLGMELAPFGIIGLETAFPLLYTNLVQKGVLTLQELVDGFTRKPADSFDLPYGALEIGAEADLTVIDLNHEEKIDPENFVSKGKNTPFAGWSCKGWPVLTIVEGSIKYEKESVNA; encoded by the coding sequence ATGGGCATCTTATTAAAGGGTGGTAAAGTACTGACTGGGACAAATGGTTTAAAAGTACAGGACATTTTAATCGAGGATACAAAAATAGCAGATATGGGCGAGTCACTGCCTGAAAAAGGCCATAAGGTGATTGACGTGTCTGGGAACCTGGTTACCCCGGGACTAATCGATCTCCATGTCCATTTGCGTGAGCCTGGCGGAGAACATAAAGAAACGATTGAAACAGGAACAAAAGCAGCTGCAAGAGGAGGATTTACGACAGTAGCCGCCATGCCGAACACTAAACCGGTGCCTGACAACGCTGCACAGCTTCAATGGGTTAATGAAAAGATCAAAGAGACCGCTTCCGTACGTGTCCTTCCTTATGCTTCGATCACAACCCGTCAGGCAGGCAAGGAACTTACGGATTTTGAAGCGTTAAAAAACAATGGTGCGTTTGCCTTCACAGATGATGGAGTAGGTGTCCAGTCGGCGGACATGATGCTTCAGGCGATGAGGCTGGCTAAACAGAGCGATGCGGTTATCGTTGCTCACTGTGAAGAAAACACACTGATCCATAAAGGATCGGTACATAAAGGAAATTTTGCGGAAAAGCATGGACTAAATGGAATCCCTTCCATATGCGAAGCGGTTCAGATTGCCAGGGATGTCCTTCTGGCGGAGGCAGCAGAAGCCCGCTATCACGTCTGCCATGTGAGTACGAAAGAATCTGTTCGTGTGATAAAAGATGCGAAGGCAGCAGGAATCAAAGTAACAGCTGAAGTAACTCCGCATCACTTGCTATTGTGTGATGAAGATATACCAGGATTAGACACGAATTATAAGATGAATCCCCCGCTGAGAGGAAATGAAGACAGAACAGCGCTGATTGAAGCCTATAAATCGGGGGTTATTGATTTTCTGGCGACTGATCATGCCCCTCATAGCAAAGACGAGAAAGACCTGGGAATGGAACTTGCTCCTTTCGGTATCATTGGTCTGGAAACAGCCTTCCCGCTTCTATACACCAATCTTGTTCAAAAGGGAGTTTTGACCCTGCAGGAACTGGTTGACGGGTTTACGCGGAAGCCAGCTGATTCGTTCGATCTTCCTTACGGAGCATTGGAGATTGGAGCAGAGGCTGACCTGACGGTGATCGACTTAAATCATGAAGAAAAAATAGATCCTGAAAACTTTGTTTCAAAAGGAAAGAATACACCGTTTGCAGGCTGGAGCTGCAAAGGTTGGCCTGTACTTACGATTGTAGAAGGCAGCATTAAGTATGAAAAGGAGAGTGTAAACGCATGA
- a CDS encoding carbamoyl phosphate synthase small subunit yields MKRILVLEDGTVFHGEGFGSAIDQEGEVVFNTGMTGYQEILSDPSYCGQIVTLTYPLIGNYGVNRQDFESISPAVHGLIVNEACSLPSHYQSLGTLDELLKAKNIPGLMGIDTRMLTRLIRKHGTLKGKIASAEADTAAIVEELKSAPLKTNHVQSVSTKTPYHLPNTGRRVVVVDYGAKSGILRELSQRSCDVVVVPYNTTAEEILLLNPDGILLSNGPGDPKDVPEALHMITSILEEEIPLFGICLGHQLFALAMGANTEKLKFGHRGSNHPVKDLQTGKITMTAQNHGYTVSPETLAGTELRLTHTAVNDGTVEGLGHKVKPAFSVQYHPEASPGPMDANPLFEKFMNMMETTKEEGKEICLNA; encoded by the coding sequence ATGAAACGGATTCTGGTTTTAGAAGACGGTACCGTATTTCACGGAGAAGGATTTGGAAGTGCAATCGATCAGGAAGGCGAAGTTGTCTTTAATACAGGGATGACGGGTTATCAGGAGATCTTGTCAGATCCTTCCTATTGCGGACAAATCGTGACACTAACATACCCGCTGATCGGAAACTACGGCGTTAACCGCCAGGACTTTGAATCCATCTCACCTGCTGTTCACGGACTGATCGTTAATGAAGCGTGTTCACTGCCCAGCCACTATCAGTCCCTAGGGACGCTTGACGAACTGTTAAAAGCAAAAAATATACCGGGTCTTATGGGAATCGATACAAGAATGTTAACTCGTTTAATCCGGAAACATGGAACGCTGAAAGGCAAGATAGCTTCAGCTGAGGCTGACACAGCTGCTATCGTAGAAGAGCTTAAATCTGCGCCGCTTAAAACGAACCATGTTCAATCTGTTTCTACGAAAACACCTTATCATCTCCCAAACACAGGACGAAGGGTCGTCGTAGTGGATTATGGGGCAAAAAGCGGGATCTTAAGAGAACTGTCACAGCGCAGCTGCGATGTGGTTGTGGTTCCCTACAATACAACAGCAGAGGAGATCTTACTGCTGAATCCAGACGGTATCCTATTAAGCAATGGCCCTGGAGACCCTAAGGATGTGCCGGAAGCCCTTCATATGATCACCAGCATTCTGGAAGAAGAAATCCCGCTGTTTGGGATCTGCTTAGGCCACCAGCTGTTCGCGCTGGCAATGGGAGCAAATACAGAAAAACTGAAATTTGGCCATCGCGGCTCAAACCATCCTGTAAAAGACCTTCAGACAGGAAAAATAACAATGACGGCACAGAACCACGGGTATACAGTCAGCCCCGAAACCCTTGCCGGAACGGAGCTTAGATTAACGCATACCGCTGTCAATGACGGAACTGTTGAAGGATTGGGACACAAAGTAAAACCCGCATTCTCAGTGCAATACCATCCAGAAGCCTCACCAGGTCCTATGGATGCCAATCCGCTGTTTGAAAAGTTCATGAACATGATGGAAACTACCAAGGAAGAGGGGAAAGAAATATGCCTAAACGCTTAG